In Cryptomeria japonica chromosome 5, Sugi_1.0, whole genome shotgun sequence, the genomic window aatctacccttacatctttcaacatttgcttcatccatagaacttgtgtacaactagtagccgcagcaacatactcagcttcagtagtagataaataagtacatgattgtttcttgttgatccatgaaacaagtttctttccaagaaagaaaacttcacCAGATGTGCCtttctggtcatctatatctccagcccaatccacatctgtatatgcatagtgtaaaatcatcataaaCTATAAACCATACCTAAAAATCCATGTTACCGAAGCAAAAggattcatcataatcaattccttccttctgaaaaatatcctttgcaaaccaatcaagccttgttcttcacaacttgtccatcttcattcaatttattcctaaaaatccatttagttccaataacattcttatttttagctcagggaactaaagtccatgtgttgttcttttctatctaatccaattccacttccatagctttcatccagcaTTCATTCTTACATTCTCCATCTACTAATGTCGGTTCAATTAAGAATTTAAGCATACCTCTTTAgctaccaaccttctccttgtccaattatctgatcttctgaatgtttcaaccttacatacctaggagtcttttgactttctgtttctctgctctgatcttcagttactgttgaattttccgatactgtcggggtaactggttcaacattttgttctggtataggTGTTATCagattagttatgatcatttccacttttggttctctctcataagttcatatttgacctttgtactgctcatccattTTGatattaacactctccacaattctctgcaatcttttgttataacatctatatgctttactttcatttgaataaccaagaaatattccttcatcacatctatgatcaaactttccaattcactaccaaagattttgaaacgcttaattgtaggtgtatgaccaaaccataactcataaagtgacttactcaTAAACAAAacaagatccaagatccaacaaatctttatTGGAAAACTGACTACTCCAAAATCTGAaacaggctttcagaccactaccagggacaatgcaagatctatcattaatttgtctccccctaaggtgaatgccttagttacAGAATGAGTTTCCTGCAAGTGAAAGCACATTCTGCTCTGCTAGTTGAGTAACCGGGGTATATGCTTCATTCGTATGAACATATAGAGCATTTGATCATGTGGGTTGATCCtcaaacttcataacccatttattctcatgctccttccaaatatcatcaaccttctgctttcctttctcattggaTTTTCATTTCCTACTGGTAGGGTCTTGCtcctgcaaaatttagcaatgtgtcctactttgttgcatccataacaagtgatattattcttttgaatttccttgttgtaaccttgattattccttgacctacattgattagaaatatgttcaaaatttccacatgcatgacgtTTCACATTAATTCTACAATCTAgtttcctatgaccatactttttgcaattgaaacattgaacGGTACTTGAATTATTATTCTGATTGACTCTATttatgcattgacttgccatatgaccaaacttattgcaaataaagtatctaccattaaatttatgtgcattggattGCCTTACCGATGACCTTTGATTCTGGTTGACTGGTGAGTTCTCCTAATTGTTCTTCTGACCGGATGTATCATCctaatttgcagtaccagagctttctccatgctcaaatccaagacctctagtgtctccactatccctttgattcttcaataaatcatcaagctttgtagaactgaccttgaacttatctttgtattcatttgcaacatccagatcacctcttaggactgtcatcattctttccaactcttgctcattgttctgtgattgtaccaattcaattctcaatatagcattctcatgcgccaacctaatgcattcttcatatctatctttcagagatttagcaagattttcttcattcttattcttgtcttcaatctccttagacatcctcatagttagggcttgcatttcattcttaatTATACCATTTTCCTGACTCAGCTTTTGACATAGTTCCTTTAAAgtattcttttcttcatcatcctgattttgtaattgatcacagagttccttccttttagcttgtgcaGATGACAAACTCTCTtgtagagtaaaaatgaattccttcatagatctcagctcatcttgcaacttcatgttcctcaaccttttagcatcataggCCTCAAGAGATATTTGAAGAtccttcctcaaacttatctccacAGATTCCAgatacaggatcttcctcaagatgttagacttattctgaggcaccaaggtttgataacaattgttgggatccaagaacactaagagggggggttgaatcagggTTTTGttggaatgattaattttaaccttattaacacaacaacttaacaactggtatgcataaaagcaaataacaatataagtaataatgcaaccacaaagatgaacactataacaccatagatttatatgtagaaaacctcaatgaggaaaaaccacggtgggattggagacccacaatttCTATCCAccgatcagatgaataaatattacaataaggggcctgcacatgcaggaaggccaacagcctagagtgcactactcatcaaaaaaggagtctcTTTGACTACAGATGACTTCGGaatacaatccagaatgaagattgaactactagaatagcatctcctatgcctaagtatagtttcggttaagctcaatacatgaggttttaaacctcttacacaaacccaattcgatcacctatgatcgaccaaattctctccatatgattacaactttattcgcacacaaataattgCATAACCCATAAAccatgccatgatctacaaagagatcttacatcatatttttaccaacccaggacctaaataattaggttggccacctaaaagataatacaataaatccattacataaacctgcaaacaAATGATAAGCCAAGTCggtctaagaccgaaacaacattaaccaaacaataaatccaactggtaacacattgagagcatccaccaacacgttacataaactggtccataacctaacacaATAGCATAGAATAGGTCtagtgctaaatgcaacaccattgatcaattggaacacgaacatgataaccatcaacatcctgaaaacattctagaagccgcaccaacaccacttatcgaatccatcaaaagatcttcaacaaatctctactagtataacccttatcggtaaccaaaaggcttactagaacatatgatagcttccggatcaccaaatcccaaaccaactgaatgtgacacgcatTTGAATGACATGAATAATCAAACcgaaccaattccaccaatcggaaTATACCGAAGaaaaatctcctgatcatcatcaaagtccaaccactctaccggaactcggtagacaaccaaagaagctagtgttgacatcaatgcaccacatagtcaattcctccaaattgccaacattttatacatacatacaagTTTTGTTCTCAATcaattttaagttttgtttttttcCCTATAACCTGTTGTGAGGACATAATACATTGTTGTACCATGATAATGTTGGTGTGACAAAAAATATGTAGCTTTGAAGAATAGTTAGATTGTAATTAGTTGTGCCATAAATAGATAGAAGAGTACAAATAGGATAGGGATTCCAAAACAATTGAATGGTAAGATAAGGaagttattttttataaatataatttagatTTTTGGTATGTATCAAGAAGAATGTTTGGATGTTGTATGTGTTAAACATGGATTAAAGTTAATGTGGAATTATTGACAATTTAAAGTAATCTAATAATACAATTTTTTCATTagagaaaaaattatatttttttcataatggtaagtttttattattattgaattattATAGTGAAGTTCTATTGGATTTGGTGCTCAATGCCTTTTTCTCTTGTGCATGTATGTTtgtgatattttttattatttgaccAACAATACAAAAATCTAATCAATTATGATTTGACTCTAACATGTCTCAAATGAGGGTACGTGACTATTTAGCCAAAAAATTTAATGTATGCATAGGTATCATGACTAATACTCTCCAATTTTTATGGGAAGGAACCATACAATCATAGGTTAGAAATTGAGAGATACTACCAACCTCAAGAAGGCTAACTAAAGATTATAATTCTCTAAATGAAATTTCCCTTTCACTCCTTCCCTTTAGGCCTCATGAGAGGAAGCACATGTAGAAACTACTACTAGCTTAGTCATATAAACTAGAGGCCTAACAAAGCCTAATGAAAATCCATCCCTATCTAAACTAACCTTTTCTAAGCTACCCATTTCTTCTACatcctttttatttttcttctagtGTCTAAATCATTCCCTCACTTTGGGCTGAAAATTTAGTTGAAAAAGCCATTGATTATGCCTCTAAACTAAGAACTCTTTCCATCCTCGTAAATCGATTTCACCTTCCAAACTTATGTAGAGGATTTGGAGAACTTTGAATATTTGTATGGAATGTCTTTTTTGAATAATTTTGGCAACATTCTCTAACAATACAACCCACATTACCAAGAAAAGTATTGGTGAAGAAAACCTTCAAATTCTAAATCCTAAACTTTATTATTCTAtggtagaagaaagaagaatatTATTTAGAACATGATAATCTAGATTCCATCAAACTTtcacaaggtttttttttttttttatcaataagggGCCATAGCGAAGAGTATTAAtattaaaatagaaagaaaatacatACAAAGTTTACAAGTCTGAAGGTCCAACCAAAGACAAAATTATTACAAAATTACCTTGAAATTGTAATGGGCAAATCCAAAAAAAATCGAAAGTCTAGAAATCAAAATTGGAAAAAGCTTGAATGAAAAGATTTGACTACTAACAAAAACAAGATCAAGCTTCTTGACCtggtcaaaaatttaaaaaaaatcataggAAGAGGTCATCCGGCAATGGAAGGAGAACCTAGGAGAAGGGCAGGAACATACCGTTTGATTTTGATTGGGACCCATTTTCCCCAATCCTTTTGCTCTAGTTTGTGGAAACTTTCTATCACATCCACAAGTTCATCATCCCCATGAGCCCAAATCTCAAGCCTTTTTCACATTTACAAAATTTATTCTCTAAGCATCACTCTTCTCTTGAGCACAAACAAGCACTCTCTATCTCATCTTTTATTTTATAAGAACACCATAATTGCTTACTTCTATCAAATAAACAAAGCACTAGTGCCTATTCCCATTAGCCTATCTTGAACTTGTTTAAATAATATGAAATTAATCAAAGTTTTTTATGAAAACTTCCTTAAGATTATACtttaaaaaattcattaaaatacttctCTAATCTTAGTTTTAGTAAAATCCATGTGATTTAAAATTCTTTTAGGAAATACAAATTGATTTGGAAAGTCTAATATGTATTCTAGTATAaaaaacttaaatgttatattaaaagattTAGAATAAAAAATACTTGCAAGGATATCagtggcaaaaaaaaaaaagtacccTTCTAGAAAGGCTCACATAGTTTGGAAAGGTTTCTAAATCATAAGTTACAACTTCACATCGCACTATCAATATGGACAATTTCAATTGGGTATGGAATAATTCTAGTTATGATAGAATCCTCGTCAATCATAGTAGAAGTAACTTCAACAAGTTACAAAAAGAATGATGTTGATAGCTTTTGAATGTTGTACAAACAATAATAAAGTAGAAAAAGGTACATTAAAACTTGAGAATAAGTTTCTAGATCAATCTAATGGTTTACATAGTATGTCAAACAAATAATAAATAGAGTTATAAGTTGTCACTTAAACAATAGGTCAAATAGTCATGGTTGTGGAATGTCATATAAATATCATAATTTtattagattaaaaaaaaacttatatcTTGTACTAAAAGAAGAATAAAAAGTGATGAAGCATGGATGTGTATTTTATGTGTATTAAATAAGGGCTTGACATGCTAGTTTAATAGTAAATTCCCTTGTATTGAGGTGCCCATTTATGAAAAAATTGTATTCCCAAAGAGGAAACTTTATTATCTTTATATTTTCCTTGGAATGTAATCTTACAACACAAACATTCTTACAAGTAAATAAACACTTCTTACTACTAGTTACAATTTTTAGTATAGATCAAGGAACAAAGTACATGGGATTAGGAAGTTTGAATGTGCGATTTCCCACATAATCCCCTGTAATATCACTCCATTGATCACCTACATTTCCCCAAATATAATATCCATTCTCTATCAATTCTTGCCTCTTATGCGACTTAAACACTACCGCACCCTTCCCTTTTTCAAAGTGGCCTCTGCATTAACAAAGAAATAACGTAAGTATTACTCTTTTTTGTGTTTAGTTCATAAGtataaaaggaaaaataaaagagGAAAACTAATTGCACCTTAAGATCAGACCATCATAATCATTGTATCCTTGGGATTGTAGGTTTCTTTGTGTGACTTTTCTCTGGGATTCATCCCTTCCAGTGAGAAAGAAAACTTTAAACCCTGACACCTTCAATTTGTTATACAAATCCAAAATAGCAGGCAAAGCTACAGACCTTCCTCTCATAGCCCAATTGTTGAATGAGAATCGATCAAAAGGCATTCCGCTATATAATTCAAACATTAACACCAAGAAACACttagataaataaaaatatatcgagacaatattatatatatatatatatatagactataTATTTAAATTATGTCTATGCTCAATTGGCCaccatatttttaaattttattagagATACTAAAAATATGATCATGCTTGCATTTAAATTGAGAACAAATTTTAGTATCTTAccaattacataaaaaaaaaatcatgatcatGCAAGAAAAGTGTATTTTCTCAAACCTATGTATATTACCACTTCAATAATATGTCTATTTGTTAAGGATGTAAACATAATACTTTTAGCTTGATTATTGCTGCCATACCATCATTTTTTTCACGTGCAAATCAATTGTATTATAAGTTAGTCTCTTCTTCTACAACACACAATTTAGAAAGTCATTGTCTTTTATCACAATATATTAatcttatttattaaaaaatatttattctatgtactaattaaaataaatatgaaaAGAAATACTAAAAGATTATTttcagaaaaaaacaaaaaaaattataatgataataattctattattaaaaaaatgatattaacatatgtgaaaaaaaaaattcatataaaaaacaaaaaatacgtACAATGGATAAAACATATtcaaacaaccattaatcaataCCACAACAATAAAAACAGAGTTTTCTATAGGGACCATTCAAGACAAAGATACAAAGTATTTTCTATCAGTCAAACTCACAAATCAATAGATATAATGAAAAACTAATATAGCCTGTATGAAACCACGTAAAACTGGACCAAAATATATCTTCTATTCAATCTTAGTCAGCTAATGTTTGGAAAGCATGGCTGAAATTACTGAGACTCTGATGTGTCCATAGCCACTATACAACCTATAATAATTCAAATTTTGTACGAATTTGAGGAGATATTTTTCATAGTTTGGATAGGTAGAAGTCTTCTGGAAATCATGAAATATAGTTGGTACGAATTTTTTATATTTCATGAAATTATATGTATGATAGTTTTTGGTTTTAATTATGTATATTTTTCAATCGACATTTTGGTGAATCtcttcttgatgatggatcacactcAGTGATTTGAAACGTCAACTGAAAAATATATAGAGCTAAAACCAAAAAATATCATACACCATGAGATATATAACTAAGAACTTTTTCATAACCTTTTTTATCTTGcaaatcaatgttttgaatcacccTCAGCGACTCTCTTCTTCTTGATGATGGATCGACCTCAATGATTTGAAATGTTGACtgaaaaatatacacaattaaaacAAAAAACTATCATTCATCATAAAATATAACTAAAAACTTTTTCATGATCTTCTGATCGTGAACAACATGAAGTTGTAAATTTTCATGTAAACACAAACACttacaatataaaacaaatatTAAAAAGTGGTTATGACCACTTCCTCTGATGAAAACTATGCATCAACATGACAGAAGTAACCATTCTGTATAATAACAAAAGTTATAAGAACCAGGCCAATGTGTTGATACAAGTTAATCAATCTTTTGTCAGAGTGTATAGCATTAAAATAGGTTCATTTATGAGAAATCTGCAGAATCAGCAAAGAAAATACATCTTAAAAGAAGAACAAAACCATCTCATGCCTTCCAAAAGTGCACCTGCAGCTTGtcacaacaaattaaaaaaatgaccCACTAGAAAGAATGAATGCACAGATAATTACCCAAATTTTCTTCCTTTGTAGTATTCAAGATTAGACAAAGCAGTATCATCTACATCCAAGACCCATGCATCCATTCCATCACCTGCCAGCTCAATCTTTTCCATGTAGGAAGTAATCAGGTCCACTGTAGATTGAAGATCTTTCTCATACTGTCCACCCACCATATACTGCTTAACATATGCCAAGCAGTCCTCTGGAACTGTCCACCAATTCCTTACATTATTTACTTCCACACTCAGCCTCCAgctcaagcaatctgtgctattatcTGCTTCATACTCAAGTTCAGTGCATTGACACCATGCATTGCTGAACAACAATGCCAAAACATTGAACAACAGAAGGGTATTGTACATGGTCCTCATCAGATTAGTCTCCAAAATATGAAGTTGATAACTTATAAACAGAGGAGTTTGCTAACTTAGAAAGAGAGGAACGTGATAACTTATAAACAGAGGAGCTTGCTAACTTATAAACAGGGGCTTGCTCACTTATAATCAGAGAATTGCTAATAGATCATCTGCTTAGAGTCCTTATAAATGCTTGTCCTGTAGAACAAAAGATGTAAGATACCAAGCTACTTAGAACATAAAGGCCAGAACATACCTTGACATGCAAGTAGAATATACTAAGTCATCTGTTGCACAAATTGGATCATGAATATATCTATTTCACAATGGAAAAACTAAGCAAGCAAGCAAAGAATACTAAGTCATCTGTTGCACAAATTGGGCCATGAATATATCTATTTAACATTGAACAAGAGAAGGATATTGTACATGGTCCTCATCAGATTAGACTCCAAAATATTAAGTTGATAACTTATTAACAAGGGCTTGCTAACTTATAAACAGGGGCTTGCTAACTTATTAACCCTAATAGATCATCTCCTTAGAGTCCTTATGAGTGCTTTTCTTGTAGAACCAAAGATGTAGGATACTGAGCTATTTAAAACCTAGAGGCCAGAACATATCTTGACATGCAAGTAGAATACTAGGTCATCTCCTTAAAGCCTTATTAAGTGCTTTGTCTTGTAGAATCAAAGATGTATGATACCAAGCTATTTAACACATAAAGGCCAGAACATACCTTGACATACAAGTAGAATACTAAGTCATCTGTTGCACAAATTGGGTCATGAGAATATCTATTTAACAATGAAAAAACTAAGCAAGCAAGAAAAGAATCTTGTTTAAAcaaatgaaaaaatcctaaaagtcATGGATGCATAGCCCAACCGTGTGAGAGTAAAGGCCCACAAGCTCAAACACTTTGTTCCCCACTAATTCTGAACAATCATCCCACCCTACTGTTGGATTGATTCCTTCCACAACTTGCAATTTTGCTCCTTCCACTAGTGCCTTAGTTTTGGAATAAAACACCATTATTGAATCTTTCTGTCAGTATTAAAAGTGCAGGAATCATTGGAAACCACTGACTCTTGACTTGGATTATTTTAAAAAGAAACATGATTTGATGCATTAGTGATGGACTGAATTTGAAGGTAAAAGTTAGACACAGGGAGAATTGATTTATGCTGAGTGGGTGGAATTGTTCAGTACGGAATTTGAAGTGGGTAAACATTAAGCTCTTCCAGGGAGTTTTCAGGGTTTCAAAAGTCAAATGTCCTTTGGATAATCAAAAGCAACATATTAGGGTTTCGAAGTGGAGGTTTCCAATAAGAGAGTCAGTGCCCACAAAAAAAGCACATTGTCGGACAAACTCATCACAGGTCATCTTCTAAACCAAAAACACTATGGCTAGCTACTCAAGTGGCCTATTAAGATAATAAATAATTGTACAATGGTATAATGAGTCATCTAATAATTAGCAACAACCAATTAAAATTATTCTTATACTAAATTATTCAGCATTTAGTAAAACTTAATGTTCATttttctacaatttgttgatgtgtATATATACCAATACATTTTTTCAAAATAAGAACAAAATCAAATGGGAAATGGTACGTGTATGCATATGTTACCATTACATTTTGTCTCCACTTTGAGTTATGTGTATATCTTAAATGATCATGCATCTAAAATATATAGCACTCACAAACacatgtaaaataaatatttagaCATCAAAGGATAGGAAAGGAGGTCCATATAAAATAATGGACTTTGGAAGGTGTCATCATCTAAATGTGTCCTTTGGTATACATTCTCCATGAAAACCTATACATAGAGGAAGAATATGCAATGAGTGGCTCATGTCTTGAGCACAAATAGAAAATAGGTACAAAATAGGAGCTTGCTTGATTGTTTACGAAATGAGTAGAGAGAAAATTTTGCTTGTTTAAGAAGTGGTAGTGGAGCATTTGGCTTAGTGTCTATTGTATACACTAAAATGTGGTCTGGAGATAATTATTTAAATACAAAGTGATTTAATAAATTAACCTTTTATTCTTCTGCTTAtaggatttatttatatagttcattttctaaTTTGTCCCATTCTAATTCATTTATGCTATTTccctaattaaataatcaaatttaattat contains:
- the LOC131034235 gene encoding acid phosphatase 1: MRTMYNTLLLFNVLALLFSNAWCQCTELEYEADNSTDCLSWRLSVEVNNVRNWWTVPEDCLAYVKQYMVGGQYEKDLQSTVDLITSYMEKIELAGDGMDAWVLDVDDTALSNLEYYKGRKFGGMPFDRFSFNNWAMRGRSVALPAILDLYNKLKVSGFKVFFLTGRDESQRKVTQRNLQSQGYNDYDGLILRGHFEKGKGAVVFKSHKRQELIENGYYIWGNVGDQWSDITGDYVGNRTFKLPNPMYFVP